From Candidatus Eisenbacteria bacterium, a single genomic window includes:
- a CDS encoding response regulator has protein sequence MAKILVVDDSSFQRKKVGRLLERIGFEICEAEDGLGALRAVEETKFDLVITDLNMPKMDGLEFLERLREGEHDLPVIVLTSDVQESTRELCLEFGAAEFLNKPIVADRLRLAVESFLGPQGEAAA, from the coding sequence ATGGCCAAAATTCTTGTTGTTGACGATTCTTCTTTTCAACGCAAGAAAGTTGGAAGGTTGTTGGAGCGGATAGGATTTGAAATATGTGAAGCTGAAGACGGACTGGGGGCGTTGAGAGCCGTCGAGGAGACCAAGTTCGATCTTGTGATTACAGATCTGAATATGCCTAAAATGGACGGCTTGGAGTTCCTGGAGAGGCTCAGAGAAGGGGAACACGATCTCCCTGTTATCGTTCTCACTTCAGATGTTCAGGAGTCAACCCGCGAGTTATGTCTTGAATTCGGCGCGGCCGAATTCTTAAACAAACCGATCGTGGCTGATCGTCTCAGACTTGCCGTTGAATCCTTTCTCGGTCCGCAAGGGGAGGCTGCTGCGTGA
- a CDS encoding protein-glutamate O-methyltransferase CheR: MPIKLKPDEFILLRDLIEKISCIRVGDGKAYLIESRLSKVLEEYKCESFTEFHKKVVTSKDADLLTKIVDAMSTQETLWFRDVHPFKIFGEYLLPQYAAEIKEGKRQRVKIWSAASSTGQEAYSISMTILEKMKVFPHLRSQMFEILATDIAPSALKIASNGLYDRIAMGRGLPPPLRERYFSDEGRYTRIIDQVKSFVTFKQLNLRSDFGALGLFDIILCRNVAIYFADDFKRDLYARIRRALAPHGHLILGSSESISAYSKEFDLMEFGGGIYYRAKSANGINTSHAGGEQEAKRKIA, from the coding sequence ATGCCCATTAAGCTGAAACCGGATGAATTTATTCTGCTGAGGGATCTGATTGAAAAGATCAGCTGCATCCGCGTCGGCGATGGCAAGGCATACTTAATCGAAAGCCGCCTCTCCAAGGTTCTCGAGGAATACAAATGCGAATCATTCACCGAATTTCATAAAAAAGTCGTGACCAGCAAAGATGCCGATCTATTAACCAAAATCGTAGATGCTATGTCGACACAGGAAACATTGTGGTTCCGTGACGTCCACCCGTTCAAAATATTCGGCGAATACCTGCTTCCGCAATACGCCGCTGAAATCAAGGAAGGAAAGCGACAACGGGTCAAAATTTGGTCTGCGGCCTCCTCGACCGGCCAAGAAGCCTATTCCATCTCCATGACTATCTTGGAAAAAATGAAAGTATTTCCACATCTTCGATCCCAAATGTTTGAAATATTGGCGACCGATATTGCCCCATCCGCACTCAAGATCGCCTCCAACGGTCTTTATGACAGGATTGCGATGGGAAGAGGATTGCCTCCACCTCTGAGAGAGCGTTACTTCTCTGACGAGGGAAGATATACACGCATTATCGATCAAGTTAAATCTTTTGTGACATTCAAACAGCTCAATCTGCGGAGTGACTTCGGTGCTCTTGGGTTATTTGACATCATTTTGTGCAGAAATGTTGCCATCTATTTTGCGGATGATTTCAAACGTGATCTGTATGCAAGAATCAGGAGAGCTTTAGCACCTCATGGTCATCTTATCCTTGGCTCTTCTGAATCGATCAGCGCATACAGCAAGGAGTTTGACCTTATGGAGTTTGGTGGCGGAATCTATTACCGTGCAAAATCAGCTAACGGGATAAACACAAGTCACGCTGGTGGCGAACAAGAGGCCAAGCGAAAGATCGCTTGA
- the cheB gene encoding chemotaxis-specific protein-glutamate methyltransferase CheB has translation MALNVLVVDDMATYRKILHDIVSPLDGVASVSTARSGPLALKKLSENTYDLILLDVQMPEMDGIETLERISKSHPECSVVLVSAATEKGSETAIHALNLGALDIIEKPHGKSVEENIAKLQTELNSVLKMLETRIHTRSIMGKLKTITQPSSLEVMGKPKIVTFPPKRRHPFLIKHSFGLLAIGSSTGGPVALAHVIPHLPPDLPVPVVLVQHMPPVFTEALAKDLNKKSKIYVKEATQGDLLSPGTVYIAPGGRHMTIGRGPEGFAVDLSDGPPVNSCRPAIDVLFQSLTKFQDTKSVLAVIMTGMGADGLNGVETLKGNGCYCLAQSAKTCVVYGMPQAVDNAGLTDESIDLDELGPRIVELLIGGLKR, from the coding sequence ATGGCGTTGAATGTTCTCGTCGTTGATGACATGGCGACTTATCGCAAGATACTCCACGATATTGTTTCGCCGCTGGACGGCGTAGCCTCTGTCTCCACAGCGCGTTCTGGACCTCTTGCGTTAAAAAAACTCTCTGAGAATACTTACGATCTCATTCTTCTGGATGTTCAGATGCCGGAAATGGATGGAATCGAGACTTTGGAGCGAATCAGCAAGAGTCATCCCGAATGCAGCGTTGTTTTGGTGAGCGCAGCAACCGAGAAGGGCTCTGAAACGGCGATTCATGCGCTCAATTTGGGCGCCCTGGATATTATTGAAAAACCTCATGGCAAAAGTGTCGAGGAAAATATCGCCAAGTTGCAAACGGAATTGAATTCGGTTTTAAAAATGCTGGAAACTCGAATTCATACCCGTTCGATTATGGGGAAACTGAAAACAATCACCCAACCATCATCCCTTGAGGTGATGGGAAAACCAAAGATTGTTACCTTCCCACCAAAAAGAAGACATCCGTTTCTTATCAAGCATAGTTTTGGCCTCCTAGCGATCGGTTCATCCACCGGCGGCCCCGTGGCTCTGGCACATGTCATTCCCCACCTTCCGCCCGATTTGCCCGTTCCTGTCGTACTCGTACAACACATGCCGCCCGTCTTTACCGAGGCATTGGCAAAGGATTTAAACAAGAAATCGAAGATATATGTAAAAGAAGCCACTCAAGGAGACTTGTTGTCGCCGGGAACGGTCTATATCGCCCCTGGTGGACGCCATATGACCATTGGGCGGGGCCCCGAAGGCTTCGCCGTGGATTTGTCTGACGGCCCCCCCGTTAATAGCTGCAGACCGGCGATCGACGTGCTTTTTCAATCACTGACCAAATTCCAGGATACCAAAAGTGTCCTTGCTGTCATCATGACGGGCATGGGAGCGGATGGCTTGAACGGCGTCGAAACTCTTAAGGGTAATGGCTGCTACTGCCTGGCTCAATCTGCAAAGACCTGCGTCGTTTACGGTATGCCACAGGCCGTAGACAATGCCGGATTGACGGATGAATCCATTGATTTGGATGAACTCGGCCCCCGGATTGTAGAACTACTTATCGGAGGCCTAAAAAGATGA
- a CDS encoding chemotaxis protein CheW, whose product MERQFATFFIGNSRFGIDILMVREINRHLDITPTERSPECVRGLLNLRGQLVTVIDLGIRLGLGPQKIGPESRCLVLKTSADLASLQESGILDDDTANDVTGLLIDRVGDMITIDEKELEPPPANMTGVDSKYLSNVVKLEDDLMIALRVGEILQLGSAQKEVSASSGMHR is encoded by the coding sequence ATGGAGCGACAATTCGCAACATTCTTCATTGGAAACTCACGCTTTGGCATAGATATCCTGATGGTCCGCGAGATCAACAGGCATTTGGATATTACGCCAACCGAACGGTCACCGGAATGCGTCCGCGGACTTCTCAATCTGAGGGGGCAATTGGTCACAGTGATTGATCTTGGAATTCGGCTCGGTCTCGGTCCCCAAAAGATTGGCCCGGAATCGCGTTGTCTGGTATTAAAAACATCCGCCGATTTAGCGTCCCTTCAAGAATCCGGAATACTCGATGACGATACGGCAAATGATGTAACCGGATTGCTGATCGACCGGGTCGGCGACATGATTACCATCGATGAGAAAGAGCTCGAACCGCCGCCTGCGAATATGACCGGTGTGGACAGCAAATACTTGTCAAATGTCGTCAAGCTGGAAGATGACTTGATGATCGCACTCCGAGTGGGAGAAATCCTCCAACTCGGTTCAGCCCAGAAAGAAGTGAGCGCATCTTCCGGCATGCATCGGTGA